One Solibacillus sp. R5-41 DNA segment encodes these proteins:
- a CDS encoding ABC transporter ATP-binding protein, whose translation MLTRFFTYYKPHKRLFIIDFSSAIFVAVLELLFPMAVQWFIDKLLPTGDWGMIVKISILLLITYIISTGLNYVVNYLGHKLGTNIETDMRQQLFNHVQRQPFTFFDNMKTGHLMSRITNDLFDIGEFAHHGPEDLFIAVMTFIGAFTIMFNINTTLALILLIMVPFLIIVMYMSNKRMKKGWTVMYSEIANVNGRVEDSFSGIRVVKSFTNEEFEKERFKSQNGLFRKAKLYAYKVMAGTHSSIYIVTRLMTLTVLVVGAWLSYQNKLSYGEFVSFVLYTNVLIKPIDKISALLEMYPKGMAGFKRFCDLLDQEPSIVDRPNALEVNQLNGDIEFKNVSFNYADSKQVLKDMSFKVPAGKTVAFVGPSGSGKTTISALIPRFYDVTDGEITIDGNDIRDLTQESLRQQIGTVQQDVFLFTGTIRENIGYGNLEASFEEILQAAEKANLLEFIEQLPDGFETEIGERGLKLSGGQKQRLAIARMFLKNPPILILDEATSALDTATERVIQQSLSDLAKDRTTVIIAHRLATIRDADYIFVVTPNGIEEQGTYEELLEKEGVFAGLHHA comes from the coding sequence ATGCTTACAAGATTTTTTACATACTACAAACCACATAAACGCTTGTTTATCATCGACTTTTCGAGCGCAATTTTTGTGGCGGTGCTAGAACTTTTATTCCCAATGGCGGTGCAGTGGTTTATTGATAAGCTACTACCAACTGGCGATTGGGGAATGATTGTAAAGATTAGTATTTTACTGCTCATTACGTACATTATTAGTACGGGCTTGAACTATGTCGTCAACTATTTAGGGCATAAGCTTGGGACGAATATTGAAACGGATATGCGTCAGCAGTTGTTCAATCATGTGCAGCGTCAGCCGTTCACGTTTTTTGACAATATGAAAACTGGGCATTTAATGAGCCGCATTACGAACGATTTATTTGATATTGGGGAGTTTGCGCATCATGGGCCTGAGGATTTGTTCATTGCTGTTATGACCTTTATCGGGGCATTTACGATCATGTTCAATATCAATACAACATTAGCGCTCATTCTTTTAATTATGGTGCCGTTCCTTATTATTGTGATGTATATGAGCAATAAGCGCATGAAAAAAGGTTGGACAGTCATGTATAGTGAGATTGCCAACGTGAATGGACGCGTTGAGGATAGTTTTTCAGGTATTCGCGTTGTGAAATCATTTACCAATGAGGAGTTTGAGAAAGAGCGTTTTAAATCGCAAAATGGCTTGTTCCGAAAGGCGAAGCTTTATGCCTATAAAGTAATGGCGGGCACGCATTCAAGTATTTATATTGTGACGCGTTTAATGACGCTGACGGTGCTTGTTGTCGGAGCTTGGCTATCTTATCAAAATAAGTTGTCTTACGGGGAATTTGTTAGTTTCGTGCTATATACGAATGTATTAATTAAGCCGATTGATAAAATTAGTGCCCTTCTCGAAATGTATCCAAAAGGGATGGCGGGCTTTAAACGGTTTTGCGATTTACTTGATCAGGAGCCTTCGATTGTGGACCGTCCGAATGCACTTGAGGTGAATCAATTAAATGGCGATATTGAATTTAAAAACGTGAGCTTCAACTATGCGGATAGTAAGCAAGTGCTCAAGGATATGTCATTTAAAGTGCCTGCGGGGAAAACGGTAGCATTCGTTGGGCCATCGGGTTCAGGAAAAACGACGATTAGTGCGTTAATCCCCCGCTTTTATGATGTGACAGATGGTGAGATTACGATTGATGGAAATGATATTCGTGACCTTACGCAAGAATCATTACGTCAGCAGATCGGTACCGTACAGCAGGATGTATTCTTATTTACTGGTACAATTCGTGAAAACATCGGATATGGTAATCTCGAAGCAAGTTTTGAAGAAATTTTACAAGCTGCGGAAAAGGCGAATTTACTTGAATTCATCGAGCAGCTGCCAGATGGCTTTGAAACTGAAATTGGTGAACGCGGACTTAAATTATCTGGCGGGCAAAAACAGCGACTTGCAATTGCTCGGATGTTCTTGAAGAATCCACCGATTTTAATATTGGATGAAGCGACGTCTGCCCTTGATACGGCAACTGAGCGCGTTATTCAGCAGTCACTAAGCGATTTGGCGAAAGACCGTACGACCGTTATTATTGCGCACCGTTTGGCAACAATCCGGGATGCGGACTATATTTTCGTCGTAACTCCAAATGGCATTGAAGAGCAAGGTACGTATGAGGAACTATTAGAAAAAGAAGGCGTATTTGCCGGGCTGCATCATGCTTAA
- a CDS encoding HNH endonuclease produces MNFYIVMQGRTYDEAKDKQVIWCSIFDNSGKTPHSWERMKEVKKGDAIFHCVKGEIVAISIAQENCFEGVNPINESENLGNMFAANYEELAIFINIKAHFNFIKPLLPVKYSPFQSTGDGNQGYLYPCNEMLAIKLLELISDVNIYEENEEQLEFAIGMIALKERNTLAPVLIETEAEAKVKIRKGQQKFKKHLTPLWNDQCALCGITLPALLRASHAKPWKDATDEERLDPYNGILLCSNHDVLYDQGFITFDGTGKIHISSEIEKMDYIKYGIHEKMRVNRVEENKKYFKWHKRNVFKGRKEGI; encoded by the coding sequence ATGAATTTTTATATTGTAATGCAAGGTCGAACATATGATGAGGCAAAAGATAAACAAGTGATTTGGTGTTCGATTTTCGATAATAGTGGGAAAACACCACATTCATGGGAACGAATGAAAGAAGTAAAAAAAGGTGATGCAATTTTTCATTGTGTAAAAGGTGAAATTGTAGCGATAAGTATCGCACAAGAGAATTGTTTTGAAGGAGTTAATCCGATAAATGAATCAGAAAATTTAGGGAATATGTTCGCAGCTAATTATGAGGAACTAGCAATTTTCATTAATATTAAAGCACATTTTAATTTCATTAAACCGTTATTACCAGTTAAATACTCACCATTTCAATCAACTGGTGATGGTAACCAAGGCTACTTATACCCTTGTAATGAAATGCTTGCAATTAAGCTATTGGAGCTCATTAGTGATGTAAACATTTATGAAGAAAATGAAGAACAGCTTGAATTTGCAATAGGCATGATTGCACTAAAAGAACGCAATACATTAGCACCTGTGTTAATTGAAACGGAAGCTGAAGCAAAGGTGAAAATTCGCAAAGGGCAGCAAAAGTTCAAAAAGCACTTAACCCCATTGTGGAACGATCAATGTGCTTTGTGTGGTATTACATTGCCAGCATTGTTACGAGCAAGTCACGCAAAACCATGGAAAGACGCAACAGATGAAGAACGCCTCGATCCGTATAATGGTATTTTATTGTGTAGCAATCATGATGTTTTATACGATCAAGGTTTTATCACCTTTGATGGGACGGGGAAAATTCATATTTCATCTGAAATTGAAAAAATGGATTACATAAAATATGGGATTCATGAAAAAATGCGTGTTAACCGTGTGGAAGAAAACAAAAAGTATTTTAAATGGCATAAGAGGAATGTGTTTAAAGGAAGAAAAGAGGGGATATAA
- a CDS encoding DUF3427 domain-containing protein: MEQLIQKLENSLYKGFIDQNKAVSSQFKPKLLSNQAHENVLSSLLQEMKTCKAFTFSVAFITEGGLATIKTMLYDLEKKGITGRILTSTFLSFNQPKMFKELLKLKNVEVRVTDVKGFHSKGYIFEHQQHYSLIIGSSNLTDSALKANFEWNVYLTSLENGEVIHHFKNQFEQAWQESTTLTEEWILQYNALYEKPEFQNKVASPPLYVTNPLKESLEIRPNKMQIAALEQLRLLRQSGANRGLIISATGTGKTYLSAFDVRNAAPKRMLFIVHREQILKKAMQDFRKILLGDPDDYGILSGNSKNTDARYLFATVQTMSRDPYLQQFAKDHFDYILVDEVHRAGADSYLKIIDYFEPQFLLGMTATPERTDQFNIYELFDYNVAYEIRLQAALEEEMLCPFHYFGVTDYELDGELIDETADLQKLIHKERIDHIIEKISYYGFSGDRVRGLMFCSTKDEARTLSNLLNMRGYKTISLTGDNSQNEREDAIEKLKTGELEYILTVDIFNEGIDIPFLNQIVMLRQTQSSIIFIQQLGRGLRKHDVKEYVTIIDFIGNYKNNYLIPIALSGDKSMNKDNVRRKTVNTDYIQGVSTINFEEIAKKQIFDAISNAKLSTKKILEDNYHELKNRLGTSPTLFDFIIHDSLDPEVIINFAGTYYDFLLKIKEPISSITDYENAILMMIGKDLLSGKRIHEILLLELLIQQKKVTKKQFIELLNAKSIYYDEDTITSLENVFSLNFFVENDRKKFGLKPIVISIKDAYTFNDELQQSLIDDNFKQYVVDLLKCAFTKNKAYNNSEPFTLYQKYSRREVCRILNWDKNEEGTLNGGRPKNGDFPIFVNYHKKDGDGSETNYMDEFLSPEAFRWCSTKNRYLHSKEMETLIHSKENGTNVYLFVKKDNGEGKDFYYLGKGLVNPNSARPDQVTEKGKSYPVVTLEMILEQPVQYNIYHYLVEE, encoded by the coding sequence ATGGAACAATTAATACAAAAGCTTGAAAACTCATTATATAAAGGTTTCATCGATCAAAATAAAGCCGTTTCTTCTCAGTTTAAACCGAAATTATTATCTAATCAGGCACACGAAAATGTACTTTCATCTTTACTACAAGAAATGAAAACTTGCAAAGCATTCACCTTTTCCGTTGCTTTTATTACAGAGGGTGGACTTGCAACAATTAAAACAATGCTTTATGACCTTGAGAAAAAAGGGATTACAGGCCGTATTTTAACCTCTACATTCTTAAGTTTTAATCAACCAAAAATGTTTAAAGAATTATTGAAATTAAAAAATGTAGAAGTTCGTGTAACAGATGTAAAAGGATTTCATTCTAAAGGCTATATCTTTGAACACCAACAGCACTATTCCCTTATTATAGGAAGTTCAAATCTAACAGATAGTGCTTTAAAAGCAAACTTTGAATGGAATGTATATTTAACTTCTCTTGAAAATGGGGAAGTCATTCATCATTTTAAAAATCAATTTGAACAAGCTTGGCAAGAATCTACTACCTTAACAGAGGAATGGATTCTTCAATATAATGCATTATATGAAAAGCCAGAATTCCAAAATAAAGTAGCTTCTCCACCTTTATATGTGACCAATCCATTAAAGGAAAGCTTAGAGATTCGACCAAATAAAATGCAAATCGCAGCGCTCGAACAGTTAAGGTTACTTCGTCAAAGTGGAGCAAATCGAGGACTTATTATTTCTGCAACTGGGACAGGTAAGACCTATTTGTCTGCATTTGATGTTCGAAATGCTGCGCCTAAAAGAATGCTATTTATCGTTCACCGTGAACAGATTTTAAAGAAAGCTATGCAAGATTTCCGGAAAATTTTATTAGGTGACCCCGATGATTATGGTATCTTATCAGGTAATTCCAAAAATACAGATGCACGTTATTTATTTGCAACCGTTCAAACAATGTCGCGGGATCCATATTTGCAGCAATTTGCAAAGGATCATTTTGATTATATTTTAGTCGATGAAGTGCATCGTGCTGGAGCAGACTCTTATTTAAAAATAATCGATTATTTTGAACCTCAATTTTTACTAGGAATGACTGCTACACCTGAACGAACAGACCAATTCAATATTTATGAACTGTTTGATTACAACGTAGCTTATGAAATTCGACTGCAGGCTGCATTAGAGGAAGAGATGCTCTGCCCATTTCATTACTTTGGTGTAACAGATTATGAACTTGATGGTGAGTTAATTGACGAAACGGCTGATTTACAAAAGCTGATTCATAAAGAACGGATTGACCATATTATCGAAAAAATCTCTTACTATGGATTTTCGGGAGATAGAGTTCGCGGCCTAATGTTTTGTAGTACGAAAGATGAAGCACGCACTTTATCTAATTTGTTGAATATGCGTGGTTATAAAACGATTTCACTTACAGGTGATAACTCTCAAAATGAACGTGAAGATGCAATTGAAAAATTAAAAACTGGTGAGCTTGAATATATTCTAACAGTTGATATTTTTAACGAAGGAATTGATATTCCCTTCCTTAACCAAATCGTTATGCTTCGTCAAACACAATCTAGTATTATCTTTATCCAACAGCTTGGTCGTGGGTTACGAAAGCATGATGTGAAAGAATATGTGACGATTATCGATTTTATCGGCAACTATAAAAACAACTATTTAATCCCTATTGCTCTTTCTGGTGATAAGTCGATGAATAAAGATAACGTGCGCCGTAAGACGGTAAATACAGATTATATTCAAGGCGTTTCTACAATTAACTTTGAGGAAATTGCGAAGAAGCAAATTTTCGATGCTATTTCAAATGCAAAATTGTCTACTAAGAAAATTTTAGAAGATAACTATCATGAGCTAAAAAATCGTCTTGGTACTAGCCCAACTCTATTTGATTTTATAATACATGATTCATTAGATCCTGAAGTAATCATTAACTTCGCTGGTACCTATTATGACTTTTTATTAAAAATCAAAGAACCTATCTCATCTATCACTGATTATGAAAATGCAATTTTAATGATGATTGGAAAGGATTTATTATCTGGCAAACGTATACATGAAATACTTTTACTAGAGTTACTTATTCAACAAAAAAAGGTAACAAAGAAACAGTTTATAGAACTGCTAAATGCTAAATCCATTTACTATGATGAAGATACAATTACCTCTTTGGAAAATGTATTTTCTTTAAACTTCTTCGTAGAAAACGACCGAAAAAAATTTGGATTAAAACCTATTGTTATTAGTATTAAGGATGCTTATACGTTCAACGATGAACTTCAACAATCGTTAATAGACGATAATTTCAAACAGTATGTTGTCGATTTACTTAAATGTGCATTCACTAAAAATAAAGCATATAACAACAGCGAGCCTTTTACACTTTACCAAAAATATTCTCGTCGCGAAGTATGTCGTATTTTAAACTGGGATAAAAACGAAGAAGGTACACTTAATGGCGGTCGCCCTAAAAATGGCGACTTTCCTATATTCGTAAACTACCACAAAAAGGATGGAGATGGCTCAGAAACAAACTATATGGATGAGTTCCTTTCACCTGAAGCATTTAGATGGTGCTCTACAAAAAATAGGTACTTACATTCTAAAGAAATGGAAACTCTCATTCATTCCAAAGAAAATGGAACGAATGTCTATCTATTTGTAAAGAAAGATAATGGTGAAGGTAAGGACTTTTATTATCTTGGTAAAGGATTAGTAAACCCTAATTCTGCTCGACCAGATCAAGTAACCGAAAAGGGTAAGTCATATCCTGTTGTCACATTGGAGATGATTTTAGAGCAACCGGTCCAATACAATATTTATCATTACTTAGTAGAAGAATAA
- a CDS encoding (deoxy)nucleoside triphosphate pyrophosphohydrolase has protein sequence MKKQIHVVGAIIENEQNEIYCALRSPQMSLPNYWEFPGGKLEKGETPQRALRREILEEFACEILVGEKVEDTTYDYGTFIVRLETYMAKISKGTPTTLEHADAKWVPRNMLYTLDFAPADIPAVEKLTQ, from the coding sequence TTGAAAAAACAAATACATGTTGTTGGAGCCATTATAGAAAATGAACAAAACGAAATTTATTGCGCGCTTCGTAGCCCACAAATGTCACTACCAAACTATTGGGAATTTCCAGGTGGAAAACTTGAAAAAGGTGAAACTCCTCAACGAGCATTACGCAGAGAAATATTAGAGGAGTTTGCTTGCGAAATTTTAGTTGGAGAAAAAGTGGAAGATACTACATATGACTATGGGACATTTATCGTTCGTCTTGAAACATATATGGCTAAAATTTCAAAAGGAACCCCCACTACATTAGAGCATGCCGACGCCAAATGGGTACCGCGTAATATGTTATATACGCTTGATTTTGCACCGGCAGATATACCTGCTGTCGAAAAACTAACACAATAA